The nucleotide sequence GCGGGAGAAGACCTCTACGACGAGCCGGTGTCCGAGCCGCTGCAGTCCCTCGCCGACGCCGGTGTCGCCCACGCCCGGGTGGGCGCGCTGATCCTGCTGCGGCTCCGTCCCTACAAGGAGGAGACCGACCGCCACCTGGTCTTCAACACCCTCACCAGGACGGTCGTCCGCCTCGACGGCATCGGACAGGGCTGCCGGCGCCTGCCCGACGACCAGGGCGTCGTCTTCCCCGGCGGCTACTGCCTCGCCGCGGGCACACACAAGACCTTCGACCTCGACACGACGGACCTGGAATTCGAGCGCGAGGTGCGCTCCCCGTACGGCGAGGACGTGCTGTACGCCTTCCGCTCCCGCGCCGGGGAGCGCGGCCTGCTGCTGTCGTACAACACGATCCGCAAGGAGGTCGCCGCTCCGATGCCCTGCCACGGCTGGGCATCCTTCGACGACGGCACCCTGGTGCTCCTGCGGGCCGAGCAGGACGAACCGGCTCACATCCACCCGGTCCAGATGTGGACCTCGCCGTACGTCTCCGACACGCACGCCGCGGCCGGCGAGGGCAGTTGGCCGCTGGCGCGCGTCGGCAACGCCGGCCTCGTCCGGGGCATCGCGGACTGCCTGTCCGTCAGCCGTCTGGCAGCCGGGACCTCCGCGACGACCGAGCGGTACGAAGCGCTGGTCGCAGACTGCGTCCGGACGGCCGACGCCCACCACTGGCTGGGCGAACCGGACCTCGGCGACCTGCTCACCCCGCTGCGTGGTGTGCGCGAGACCGCCGAGCAGGTGGTGGACGAATTCCGGACGGTCCGTGCCCTGACCCGGCAGGCCGCCGAGGCATTCGACGAGGCCGCCGAACGCCTCGCCGCAGTGGTGCGTCGCCTGAGGGGAGAGGCGCCCCGCGGCGCCGCGGCCTGGGTCGGCGGACTGACGGAACTGCGGCACGCGCAGGGCCGCCTGCTGACGCTGAGAGAGACGCGGTACGCGGACACCGCCCGCATCGACACCCTCGCCTCAGCGACCGAGGCCGACCTCGCCGCCTTCGGGAAACGGGCCGTCTCCTCCCTGGCCCGCGAGGACGCCTTCGCCGAGCAGCACGCCGAGGTCGAGCGGCTGGCCGAAGACGCCGAGGCGATCACCACCGCCGCCGAGGCCGCGCCCGTCGCCGCCCGCATCGACGACCTCGCCGAGGCGCTGCGGACGGTCACCGAGGTCGTCGCCGGCCTCGACATCGGTGACAGCACCGTGCGGATGTCCGTCCTGGAGCGCGTCGCCGACGTGCTGGGCGGCGTCAACCGCGCCCGTGCCCTGCTCGACGCACGCCGCCGGAGCCTCGGTGAGAGCGAGGGGCGCGCCGAGTTCGCGGCGGAACTGGCCCTGCTCGGCCAGGCGGTCACCGGCGCACTCGCGGCGGCCGACGACCCGGACGCCTGCGACGAGCAGCTCACCGCGAGCCTGGTCCGGCTGGAGAACCTGGAGTCCCGCTTCGCGGACGCCGACGACCTCCTCGCCGTACTCGCCGACCGCCGCACCGAGATCCACGAGGCGTTCACCGCCCGCAAGCAGTCCCTTCTCGACACCCGGGCTCGCCGCGCGGAACAGGTCGCGGCCTCCGCCGACCGCGCCCTGGAGACGGTCACCCGGCGCGCCGCCACCCTGCCGGACACGGACGCCCTCAGCACCTACTTCGCCTCCGACCCCATGGCCGCCAAGGTCCGCCGCAGCGCCGACGAACTGCGCGGACTCGGCGACCCGGTACGGGCGGAGGAACTCGACGGCAGGCTGAAAGCCGCGCGCCAGGAGGCGTCCCGCGCGCTGCGCGACCGCGGCGACCTGTACACCGATGGAGGCCGCACCCTCCGCCTGGGCGGCCATCGCTTCGCCGTCACCACCCAGCCCCTCGACCTCACCCTGGTCCCGCACGGCGACGGCCTCGCCTTCGCACTCACCGGCACCGACTACCGCTCCCCGGTCACCGACCCGGAGATCACGGCCGCCCGCCCGTACTGGCACCGCAGCCTGCCCTCGGAGTCCCCCGAGGTCTGCCGCGCCGAACACCTCGCCGCCCGCCTGCTCCGGGAACACGACGCGGAGGCCCTCACGACGGCCGACCTTCCGGACCTCGTGCGCCGCACGGCGCGGGAAGCGTACGACGAGGGCTACGAGCACGGCGTCCACGACCACGACGCGACGCTGATCCTCACCGCCCTCCTCCCGCTGTACGAACGGGCGGGCACCCTGCGCCACGAACCCGCCGCCCGCGCCGCCGCCCACATGTTCTGGGCGCACGGCACGACAGCCGGAGCCCGGACCGCCTGGGCCCGCCGCGCCGTGTCCCTCGCCCGGGCCCGCGACACGTTCGGACTGTCACCTGCGATCGCCGAACTGCAGGAGGAACTGGCGGAGGCGATCGCGGCATGGACCCGGCAGGCCGACCCCGCCGCGTGCGCCGCTTACCTCTTCGAGGAGCTGACGACCGGACCCCAGGGCTTCGTCCTGGCGGCCGACACCCGTGCGCTACTCGACAAGTTCCGCGCCACGGCAGGCAGTTCGGCGTACGCCGAAGACCTGGTCGCTCTCGACGACCTCGTGGCGCGCCACCAACTGGCCGGAGCCTGGCTGTCGGCGTACGCCATCTCCACGGGCACGGAACTCACCGCCGGAGACCTGGCCGAGGCGGTCGCCGCCGAACTGTGCGCCGATCTCGTCCGCTACGAGTCCGACGCCTCCTCTGCGGCGACGGTCGAGGGACTCCTCGGCACGCATCCGCGCGTCACCGACGGCAGGCTGACCCTCCGCATCGACGAATTCCTCACCCGCACACAGCGGTTCGCCGAACGGGAGGTACCCGCCCTCCGCACTCACCAGCGTCGGCGCACCGCCGTGCTGGCCGCCGAACATGCCCGCCTGCGACTGGACGACCACCGCCCGCGCCCCATGGCGTCCTTCGTCCGCAACCGACTCGTCGACGAGGTGTACCTCCCGCTCGTGGGCGACAGCCTCGCCCGGCAGCTCGGCACGTCCGGCGACGCCAAGCGCACCGACACCGGCGGGCTGCTGCTCCTCCTCTCCCCGCCCGGCTACGGCAAGACGACCCTGATGGAGTACGTCGCCGACCGTCTCGGCCTGATGCTGGTCAAGGTCAGCGGCCCGGCACTGGGGCACGCTGTCAC is from Streptomyces seoulensis and encodes:
- a CDS encoding DNA repair ATPase, with amino-acid sequence MTTVVEAETYDAVDAGTYEVLRDRLTARAAELAAAAQRLNDRRAAEFGATRLALTGTGHLRTGHPRLPQDVVAVGDRLLLGYNGSRPGKQPADLLALYDRDLGRLPDDAVPGLLDDPGFLREFTALHRYYRQARLLRLLRADDRLLAVFQTGDRTDDIRVLRWTLAEDGRAQFLDARGERDHEHAHSHDFTWTETTREEHVAGAHPYALVQGEVRVSTVGGLLTVRTEAGEDLYDEPVSEPLQSLADAGVAHARVGALILLRLRPYKEETDRHLVFNTLTRTVVRLDGIGQGCRRLPDDQGVVFPGGYCLAAGTHKTFDLDTTDLEFEREVRSPYGEDVLYAFRSRAGERGLLLSYNTIRKEVAAPMPCHGWASFDDGTLVLLRAEQDEPAHIHPVQMWTSPYVSDTHAAAGEGSWPLARVGNAGLVRGIADCLSVSRLAAGTSATTERYEALVADCVRTADAHHWLGEPDLGDLLTPLRGVRETAEQVVDEFRTVRALTRQAAEAFDEAAERLAAVVRRLRGEAPRGAAAWVGGLTELRHAQGRLLTLRETRYADTARIDTLASATEADLAAFGKRAVSSLAREDAFAEQHAEVERLAEDAEAITTAAEAAPVAARIDDLAEALRTVTEVVAGLDIGDSTVRMSVLERVADVLGGVNRARALLDARRRSLGESEGRAEFAAELALLGQAVTGALAAADDPDACDEQLTASLVRLENLESRFADADDLLAVLADRRTEIHEAFTARKQSLLDTRARRAEQVAASADRALETVTRRAATLPDTDALSTYFASDPMAAKVRRSADELRGLGDPVRAEELDGRLKAARQEASRALRDRGDLYTDGGRTLRLGGHRFAVTTQPLDLTLVPHGDGLAFALTGTDYRSPVTDPEITAARPYWHRSLPSESPEVCRAEHLAARLLREHDAEALTTADLPDLVRRTAREAYDEGYEHGVHDHDATLILTALLPLYERAGTLRHEPAARAAAHMFWAHGTTAGARTAWARRAVSLARARDTFGLSPAIAELQEELAEAIAAWTRQADPAACAAYLFEELTTGPQGFVLAADTRALLDKFRATAGSSAYAEDLVALDDLVARHQLAGAWLSAYAISTGTELTAGDLAEAVAAELCADLVRYESDASSAATVEGLLGTHPRVTDGRLTLRIDEFLTRTQRFAEREVPALRTHQRRRTAVLAAEHARLRLDDHRPRPMASFVRNRLVDEVYLPLVGDSLARQLGTSGDAKRTDTGGLLLLLSPPGYGKTTLMEYVADRLGLMLVKVSGPALGHAVTSLDPAEAPNATARQEVEKINFALAAGNNTLLHLDDIQHTSPELLQKFIPLCDATRRVDGVWDGQARTYDLRGKRFAVCMTGNPYTESGARFQVPDMLANRADVWNLGDVLTGKEDVFAYSFLENALTSNPVLAPLAGRDRADVELFVRLAEGDPTARADRFIHPYAPAETERIVAVVRHLLAARETVLAVNAAYIASAAQSDATRTEPPFRLQGSYRTLNKIAGRIRPVMNDAELGALIDDHFTAEAQTLTGGAEANLLKLAELRGTLTPVQAGRWAELKAAHVRAQVLGGPEDDPLTRAVAALGLLADRVAAVESAIDRATAPRTTLARHTAGRKEE